One window of Streptomyces sp. NBC_00273 genomic DNA carries:
- a CDS encoding HSP18 transcriptional regulator, protein MNEAEREATPPPTQVPFLAAAAALETIDQALRDAQRPSAAPTTAPTGRAPDPGPHPALAALLLLREVREQLADWESGLIETARGRGASWADLAGPLGVASRQAAERRYLRLRPGAVGSTGEQRVQAMRDTRAADRTVTAWARDHAADLRRLAGQVTALTGLPEGAEGAVGDLNLALADDDAARLVRPLIDTRAHLRPEDTELAERIDALTRHTDRLRQETHDQRST, encoded by the coding sequence ATGAACGAGGCCGAACGCGAGGCCACCCCACCGCCCACCCAGGTCCCCTTCCTCGCCGCCGCGGCGGCACTGGAGACCATCGACCAGGCCCTGCGGGACGCGCAGCGACCCTCCGCAGCACCAACGACGGCCCCGACGGGGCGCGCGCCGGACCCGGGTCCACACCCGGCCCTGGCCGCGCTGTTGCTGCTGCGCGAAGTCCGCGAGCAGCTCGCCGACTGGGAGAGCGGGCTGATCGAGACCGCCCGCGGGCGAGGCGCGAGCTGGGCCGACCTCGCGGGCCCGCTCGGGGTCGCCAGCCGCCAGGCCGCAGAACGGCGCTACCTGCGGCTGCGCCCGGGAGCGGTCGGGAGTACCGGCGAGCAGCGCGTCCAGGCCATGCGCGACACACGCGCCGCCGACCGCACGGTGACCGCCTGGGCCCGCGACCACGCGGCCGACCTGCGCCGTCTCGCCGGCCAGGTCACCGCTCTGACCGGTCTCCCCGAGGGTGCCGAGGGCGCCGTCGGCGACCTGAACCTGGCCCTCGCCGACGACGACGCCGCCCGCCTCGTCCGCCCTCTGATCGACACCCGTGCCCACCTGCGACCCGAGGACACCGAGCTCGCCGAACGCATCGACGCCCTGACCCGGCACACCGACCGGCTCCGCCAGGAAACCCACGACCAACGCAGCACCTGA
- a CDS encoding Hsp20/alpha crystallin family protein: MLMRTDPFREMDRIVQQLSGTSGTWSKPSVMPMDAYRQGDVYVIAFDLPGVSTEAIDIDVERNMLTVKGERRPTGKSDGVQMELSERPLGVFSRQIMLADTLDTEHIEADYDAGVLTLRIPIAERAKPRKISIGGESGRKQISG; encoded by the coding sequence ATGTTGATGCGCACCGACCCGTTCCGCGAGATGGACCGGATCGTCCAGCAGCTGTCGGGTACGTCTGGCACGTGGTCGAAGCCGTCGGTGATGCCGATGGACGCCTACCGTCAGGGCGACGTGTACGTGATCGCCTTCGACCTCCCCGGCGTGAGCACCGAGGCGATCGACATCGACGTCGAGCGGAACATGCTGACGGTGAAGGGCGAGCGTCGGCCCACGGGGAAGTCCGACGGAGTGCAGATGGAGCTCTCCGAGCGGCCCCTGGGCGTCTTCTCCCGCCAGATCATGCTGGCCGACACCCTCGACACCGAGCACATCGAAGCCGACTACGACGCGGGCGTCCTGACCCTGCGGATCCCGATCGCCGAGCGCGCCAAGCCGCGGAAGATCAGCATCGGCGGCGAATCCGGCCGCAAGCAGATCTCCGGCTGA
- a CDS encoding DUF2267 domain-containing protein gives MSIRREAFLAHVQERGEYTTLPEAERAARVVLALLGAHLVGTVRAELAARLPETYALILLNPLQAAEPLSPERFVRATAAWIEGATEKTALWDIGAVLSTVAAAAGDVLMREVLIQLPPGYDLLFGHPQPI, from the coding sequence ATGTCGATACGCAGGGAGGCGTTCCTGGCCCACGTCCAGGAACGCGGCGAGTACACGACCCTGCCGGAAGCCGAACGGGCGGCGCGCGTCGTCCTGGCCCTACTGGGCGCGCACCTGGTCGGCACCGTGCGGGCCGAGCTCGCCGCCCGGCTCCCCGAGACGTACGCCCTGATCCTTCTGAATCCCCTGCAGGCCGCCGAACCGCTCTCACCCGAACGCTTCGTCCGCGCGACCGCGGCCTGGATCGAGGGCGCCACCGAGAAGACGGCCCTGTGGGACATCGGCGCGGTCCTCTCCACCGTGGCCGCAGCGGCGGGTGACGTCCTCATGCGCGAGGTCCTGATCCAGCTCCCGCCCGGCTACGACCTCCTCTTCGGCCACCCCCAGCCCATCTGA
- a CDS encoding DUF2267 domain-containing protein: protein MYDQPRPDRPTPAMTFDQMLERVRYEGAYPTRERAEEAVRTVLAALGRQVTGDERVDLAQCLPVEAALTLTAQIPDTEQLTGWGFVKDLAARTGVSPAIARWDTGAVLATVTALAGPDLLARVLQRLPDDYALLFGQAQLRQPQRAAA, encoded by the coding sequence ATGTACGACCAGCCTCGACCGGACCGGCCCACCCCCGCCATGACGTTCGACCAGATGCTGGAACGCGTCCGCTACGAGGGCGCCTACCCCACCCGCGAACGCGCGGAAGAAGCCGTCCGCACCGTGCTTGCCGCGCTCGGCCGGCAGGTCACCGGTGACGAGCGCGTCGACCTCGCCCAGTGCCTGCCCGTCGAAGCCGCCCTCACCCTGACCGCCCAGATCCCCGATACCGAGCAGCTCACCGGCTGGGGCTTCGTCAAGGACCTGGCCGCACGAACCGGCGTGAGCCCGGCCATCGCCCGCTGGGACACCGGCGCCGTACTCGCCACCGTCACCGCGCTCGCCGGACCCGACCTCCTTGCCCGCGTCCTCCAGCGACTCCCCGACGACTACGCACTCCTCTTCGGACAGGCGCAACTGCGCCAGCCTCAGCGCGCCGCCGCCTGA
- a CDS encoding CsbD family protein, which translates to MSGEQKAEAKGEQAKGKLKETAGRLTGNERMTAEGRAEQAKGDAREAKEKIKDTFKH; encoded by the coding sequence GTGTCTGGTGAGCAGAAGGCCGAGGCGAAGGGCGAGCAGGCCAAGGGCAAGCTCAAGGAGACCGCTGGCCGTCTGACGGGCAATGAGCGGATGACCGCCGAGGGCCGCGCGGAGCAGGCCAAGGGCGATGCCCGCGAGGCCAAGGAAAAGATCAAGGACACCTTCAAGCACTGA
- a CDS encoding MerR family transcriptional regulator, translating into MTADDSFGRLDNDDYPAYTMGRAAEMLGTTQGFLRAIGEARLITPLRSEGGHRRYSRYQLRIAARARELVDQGTPIEAACRIIILEDQLEEAQRINAEYRRAAESSAPPSSA; encoded by the coding sequence ATGACAGCAGACGACTCGTTCGGCCGTCTCGACAATGACGACTACCCCGCCTACACGATGGGCCGGGCCGCCGAGATGCTCGGCACCACCCAGGGCTTCCTCCGCGCCATCGGCGAAGCCCGCCTGATCACCCCGCTCCGCTCCGAGGGCGGCCACCGCCGCTACTCCCGCTACCAGCTGCGCATTGCCGCCCGCGCCCGGGAACTCGTCGACCAGGGCACCCCCATCGAGGCCGCCTGCCGCATCATCATCCTCGAAGACCAGCTCGAGGAAGCCCAGCGCATCAACGCCGAGTACCGCCGCGCCGCCGAATCATCCGCGCCGCCGTCCTCGGCCTGA
- a CDS encoding PP2C family protein-serine/threonine phosphatase, which produces MDLAGVLAAAESASPVESLDVVARLLRDRLQAASVSFLIVDFTGSSVVRLGAADSVESDEPPERVALPGTLYADALRTQRPALQREGNSRVRVVAPVTNRGDAIGLLELFLPDHPDDFAMRQIGATAHALAYIVIANRSFTDVYQWGRRTRPLNLAAEIQHRLLPTSLACEAAQFTVAGALEPATHVGGDTFDYVVDRDTMQLSVTDAMGHDVEAALLATLAVGALRRARRAGAELEVQALEANRAVIDNGRRGFVTGQLLRISLLDGTTQFVNAGHPWPLRLRRERVEQMVPEVDLPFGIQPRTDYRVQRLDLQPGDRLVMLTDGMLERRAVEVDLPSLVVRTGDLHPREASRALVAEILRAHGGRLEDDATVMCLDWHGTHQVTRSADAGADLAEASAPE; this is translated from the coding sequence GTGGACCTTGCGGGCGTGCTCGCGGCAGCGGAATCCGCCTCCCCTGTGGAGTCCCTGGACGTTGTCGCGCGGCTGCTCCGGGACCGCCTGCAGGCTGCCTCGGTCTCGTTCCTGATCGTCGACTTCACCGGTTCGTCAGTGGTGCGGCTCGGGGCAGCCGACAGCGTCGAGTCCGACGAGCCCCCTGAGCGCGTCGCTCTGCCCGGCACCCTCTACGCGGACGCGTTGCGCACACAGCGGCCGGCCCTCCAGCGAGAGGGCAACAGCCGGGTCAGGGTCGTGGCGCCCGTCACCAACCGCGGCGACGCCATCGGCCTGCTCGAACTCTTCCTGCCGGATCACCCCGACGACTTCGCGATGAGGCAGATCGGCGCGACCGCTCACGCCCTGGCCTACATCGTGATCGCCAATCGGTCCTTCACCGACGTCTACCAATGGGGTCGCCGTACACGGCCCCTGAACCTGGCCGCCGAGATCCAGCACCGACTCCTGCCCACCTCACTGGCGTGTGAGGCAGCCCAGTTCACGGTCGCCGGAGCGCTGGAACCGGCCACGCACGTCGGCGGTGACACCTTCGACTACGTCGTCGACCGCGACACCATGCAACTCTCCGTCACCGATGCCATGGGCCACGACGTGGAAGCCGCGCTACTCGCCACCCTCGCAGTGGGCGCCCTTCGCAGGGCCAGGCGTGCCGGCGCCGAGCTCGAAGTACAGGCCTTGGAGGCCAACCGGGCCGTCATCGACAACGGCAGGCGGGGCTTCGTCACTGGGCAGCTGCTGCGCATCAGCCTGCTCGACGGGACCACTCAGTTCGTCAACGCCGGGCATCCCTGGCCCCTGCGCCTCAGGCGGGAAAGGGTCGAGCAGATGGTTCCCGAGGTCGATCTCCCCTTCGGTATCCAGCCGCGTACCGACTATCGGGTGCAGCGGCTGGACCTGCAGCCGGGTGACCGCCTTGTGATGCTCACCGACGGCATGCTCGAGCGCCGCGCTGTGGAGGTCGATCTGCCCTCCCTGGTTGTGCGCACGGGCGATCTCCACCCCCGCGAGGCCTCCCGAGCTCTGGTCGCCGAGATTCTGCGCGCGCATGGCGGCCGTCTCGAGGACGACGCGACGGTCATGTGCCTGGACTGGCACGGTACCCACCAGGTCACACGCAGCGCTGACGCCGGGGCGGACCTGGCGGAGGCATCCGCACCCGAATAG
- a CDS encoding PRC-barrel domain-containing protein yields the protein MSGVWMYAQDSGYTSRQSLVGFTVEAADGTIGHVDRQQDQPGMQHLVVDTGVWVFGKSILIPAGAVAGIDTETRTVRVTGTREEIKAAPQFTTDSETADHRYLSAVGNYYLSLRRPLAP from the coding sequence GTGAGCGGTGTGTGGATGTACGCGCAGGACAGCGGCTACACGTCCCGGCAGTCACTGGTGGGGTTCACGGTTGAGGCGGCTGACGGAACCATCGGGCACGTGGACCGCCAGCAGGACCAGCCCGGCATGCAACACCTGGTCGTCGACACCGGCGTGTGGGTGTTCGGCAAGAGCATTCTGATCCCGGCCGGCGCCGTCGCCGGCATCGACACCGAAACACGGACGGTAAGGGTGACAGGGACCCGGGAAGAGATCAAAGCCGCTCCCCAGTTCACCACCGACAGCGAAACGGCTGACCACCGCTACCTGTCCGCCGTCGGCAACTACTACCTCTCCCTCCGCCGCCCCCTCGCACCCTGA
- the trhA gene encoding PAQR family membrane homeostasis protein TrhA, with amino-acid sequence MSRDDVETGGVSSAPTVGGCEASGPPSGSHRDKAAEDSHPVADLVERAADLVEPIKPKLRGWLHAGMVPASLAAGIVLICLAGTPHATLACTVYSVTAWMLFGTSAVYHLGTWGPLGEAVLRRLDHANIFLIIAGTCTPLAVLLLAPDQRSVLLWIVWTGALAGIAFRVLWVGAPRWLYTPCYLALGWAPVRYLPDFLDSGGTPVLALIVTGGLLYSAGAVVYALQRPDPSPRWFGFHEVFHALTVAAFTAHYIAISFTVY; translated from the coding sequence GTGTCCCGCGACGACGTCGAAACCGGCGGTGTGTCTTCCGCACCGACGGTCGGAGGCTGCGAGGCAAGTGGTCCTCCCTCCGGATCGCACCGTGACAAGGCCGCCGAGGACTCCCACCCGGTTGCCGACCTGGTCGAGCGAGCGGCCGATCTGGTGGAGCCGATCAAGCCGAAGCTACGAGGCTGGCTTCACGCCGGAATGGTCCCCGCATCGCTGGCCGCGGGCATCGTCCTCATCTGCCTGGCTGGGACGCCGCACGCCACCCTGGCCTGCACCGTGTACTCCGTCACCGCCTGGATGCTGTTCGGGACGAGCGCCGTCTACCACCTGGGGACGTGGGGACCACTCGGTGAGGCCGTTCTGCGTCGCCTCGACCACGCCAACATCTTCCTGATCATCGCCGGCACCTGTACCCCGCTTGCCGTGCTCCTTCTCGCCCCTGACCAGCGGTCCGTCCTGCTGTGGATCGTGTGGACGGGCGCTCTGGCCGGCATCGCCTTCCGTGTCCTGTGGGTCGGAGCTCCCCGCTGGCTGTACACCCCCTGCTACCTGGCCCTGGGCTGGGCACCGGTGCGTTACCTGCCCGACTTCCTGGACAGTGGTGGGACGCCCGTACTCGCCTTGATCGTGACCGGCGGGCTTCTCTACAGTGCGGGCGCGGTTGTCTACGCCCTTCAGCGCCCCGACCCCTCGCCCCGCTGGTTCGGCTTCCACGAGGTCTTCCACGCCCTGACCGTGGCAGCCTTCACCGCGCACTACATCGCCATCTCCTTCACCGTCTACTGA
- a CDS encoding TetR/AcrR family transcriptional regulator, whose amino-acid sequence MAHDDNGLQSDSAMLLELLRTPPPKEQARSARNRAAVLEAAARLFAEHGVEAVSMDQVAEAAGVGKGTLYRRFGDKSGLAAALLDARERVLQEAILYGPPPLGPGAAVTERLTAFVNAYFDYLLENLTLIRTSETAAVGARYRIGAYRFWHRHTTILLAATPDPDPEPTAHALLAALAAEHVAALLPELGEQRMRAGLIRLVRSATQVPGP is encoded by the coding sequence GTGGCTCATGACGATAACGGACTGCAGTCCGATTCTGCAATGCTGTTGGAACTCCTGCGCACCCCGCCGCCGAAGGAGCAGGCGCGCTCGGCGCGCAACCGTGCCGCCGTGCTGGAGGCGGCCGCTCGTCTGTTCGCCGAGCACGGGGTGGAGGCGGTCTCCATGGATCAAGTGGCCGAAGCCGCCGGCGTCGGCAAGGGCACCCTGTACCGCCGCTTCGGCGACAAGTCCGGGCTGGCCGCCGCACTTCTTGATGCCCGGGAACGCGTGCTGCAGGAGGCGATCCTGTACGGACCGCCACCGCTCGGCCCCGGAGCCGCCGTCACCGAGCGACTCACCGCATTCGTCAACGCCTACTTCGACTATCTGCTGGAGAACCTGACGCTCATCCGCACCTCGGAGACTGCCGCGGTCGGCGCCCGTTACCGGATCGGGGCCTACCGGTTCTGGCACCGCCACACGACGATCCTGCTGGCCGCCACACCCGACCCCGACCCCGAGCCCACCGCCCACGCCCTACTTGCCGCGCTGGCCGCCGAACACGTAGCCGCACTCCTGCCGGAACTCGGCGAACAACGGATGCGAGCAGGCCTCATCCGCCTCGTCCGCTCGGCGACGCAAGTCCCCGGCCCGTAA
- a CDS encoding rhodanese-like domain-containing protein, with the protein MTALITRDELKTAIDAGSVTVIDTLGGEYYAKQHLPGALTLVSADVDAQASALLPDRDAAIVTYCSNPACPNSGQVADRLTALGYTDVRKYREGIQDWVEAGLPTESA; encoded by the coding sequence ATGACCGCACTCATCACACGCGACGAGTTGAAGACGGCGATAGACGCGGGCAGTGTGACCGTGATCGACACGCTGGGCGGCGAGTACTACGCCAAGCAACACCTGCCCGGCGCGCTCACGCTGGTTTCGGCCGACGTGGACGCCCAGGCGTCCGCCCTGCTCCCCGACCGCGACGCTGCGATCGTCACCTACTGCTCCAACCCGGCGTGCCCCAACAGCGGACAGGTCGCCGACCGGCTCACCGCCCTCGGCTACACCGACGTTCGCAAGTACCGCGAAGGCATCCAGGACTGGGTGGAGGCCGGCCTCCCCACCGAATCCGCCTGA
- the yczR gene encoding aminotransferase-like domain-containing protein translates to MTGTRNPGIASALGSWRQEPGPLAEALSAAIRDAVIDGRIPIGTRLPSERALATSLQISRGTVVTALAALRDTGWLRTHHGSGSDVRLPPEITERTAPWSMDHGDGLDFTRAVPAAPQAAYLEASRRAVERSASLLMDAAEPDAGLPQLRELLADRYTREGLPTRPDQILVTSGARAAFTLLADHLHDRARPVLVESPTYQGALAVLRRRRARLVASPVTSDGWDPDHLTHAVKTVRPGLAYLTPDFHNPTGALMSADLRDHVAELAARNDMTIIGDETLRDLDLRTPPESVPHLTGRAVISIGSTSKLVWGGLRVGWLRTDAAVIRELLHNPLQARLSPPPLEQLIACELLADPQDLLHDRRDRLRAQRDHLVALLEGVGGWSFTRPPGGLCLWLRLHDTTATALAARAARQGLKLSPGPTFSADRTLTRYLRLPYTATPGTLTRAVAVLTEQATTRERPARSRRA, encoded by the coding sequence ATGACCGGAACTCGAAATCCCGGAATCGCCTCCGCTCTGGGTAGCTGGCGGCAGGAACCAGGACCTCTCGCGGAAGCACTCAGCGCCGCAATCCGGGACGCCGTCATCGACGGACGGATCCCCATCGGCACGCGACTTCCCTCCGAACGCGCCCTCGCCACATCCCTCCAGATCAGCCGCGGCACCGTGGTCACCGCCCTGGCCGCGCTCCGCGACACCGGCTGGCTGCGCACTCACCACGGCAGCGGCAGCGACGTCCGGCTCCCACCGGAAATCACCGAGCGCACTGCACCCTGGTCAATGGACCACGGGGACGGCCTTGACTTCACCCGCGCGGTGCCCGCCGCCCCCCAGGCCGCCTACTTGGAAGCATCGCGCAGAGCGGTGGAACGATCGGCGTCCCTGCTGATGGACGCGGCCGAGCCCGACGCGGGTCTACCGCAGCTGCGGGAACTGCTGGCCGACCGGTACACCCGCGAGGGCCTACCGACCCGCCCCGATCAGATCCTGGTCACCTCGGGCGCCAGGGCAGCCTTCACCCTCCTGGCCGACCACCTGCACGACCGCGCCCGCCCCGTCCTGGTGGAGAGCCCCACATACCAAGGCGCACTGGCCGTCCTGCGACGCCGCCGCGCCCGGTTGGTGGCCTCACCCGTCACCTCCGACGGCTGGGATCCGGACCACCTCACCCACGCCGTGAAGACGGTACGGCCGGGACTGGCCTACCTGACACCGGACTTCCACAATCCCACCGGCGCCCTCATGTCCGCCGACCTGCGCGACCACGTGGCCGAACTGGCGGCCCGCAACGACATGACGATCATCGGCGACGAAACCCTGCGCGACCTGGACCTGCGCACCCCACCGGAGTCCGTCCCGCACCTGACGGGCAGAGCCGTCATCTCCATCGGCTCAACGAGCAAGCTCGTCTGGGGCGGCCTGCGCGTCGGCTGGCTGCGCACCGACGCCGCCGTCATCCGCGAACTCCTGCACAACCCGCTCCAAGCGAGACTGTCACCGCCGCCGCTGGAGCAGCTCATCGCCTGCGAACTCCTGGCCGACCCGCAGGACCTGCTACACGACCGGCGTGACCGACTCCGCGCCCAGCGCGACCACCTCGTGGCCTTGCTGGAGGGTGTCGGCGGATGGAGCTTCACGCGCCCTCCGGGCGGCCTGTGCCTGTGGCTGCGGCTGCACGACACGACCGCCACCGCCTTGGCCGCCCGCGCAGCCCGCCAGGGCCTGAAACTCTCGCCCGGGCCGACCTTCTCCGCCGACCGCACCCTGACCCGCTACCTGCGGCTCCCCTACACGGCCACCCCCGGAACCCTGACCCGCGCGGTCGCCGTACTGACCGAACAAGCGACGACCCGCGAGCGGCCCGCCCGCTCACGCAGGGCGTGA
- a CDS encoding MFS transporter, which produces MRQTTGGLPTTFWYLWTASLINRTGAVAQIYLGVYLLSVRHFDASYAGLVIGLGGIGTAVGALPGGIIADRWGRRPAMLGASVPAAMTMLALGWVTSQAAVLVLAWVLGVFLGIVRPAFTASIIDVVADADRVRALNLNYWAFNLGSGAAALLAGLLARIEPMLLFAMNAGVLLCSTLMLALKVPETRPAAQVAKAGPVGLGVVFRDRTFMVFVGLTLLGWTMIETNKMLPVALVADGLDVTSYGQVIVVNMALIVVGQLFLPGLVARLRQERVLAASVMFIGVGFGLVTLADTLGAYALTVAIWTLGEMLMTVANSALTTQLSPASARGRYQGVFGCGLTVAMFLGPALGGWVAERLGTDTLWVGVFWLGLVLAAANLAVGSARARRTTLLRAASTAVHEAVRQADTRTTGHPAHRHRP; this is translated from the coding sequence TTGCGGCAGACCACTGGCGGACTGCCGACCACCTTCTGGTACCTGTGGACAGCGTCGCTGATCAACCGGACCGGCGCGGTGGCTCAGATCTACCTCGGGGTGTACCTGCTTTCGGTCCGGCACTTCGATGCCTCCTACGCCGGCCTGGTCATCGGTCTGGGCGGGATCGGCACCGCCGTGGGGGCGCTTCCAGGCGGGATCATCGCCGACCGGTGGGGGCGGCGCCCGGCGATGCTCGGAGCATCCGTGCCGGCGGCGATGACGATGCTGGCCCTGGGCTGGGTCACCAGCCAGGCAGCCGTCCTGGTCCTGGCATGGGTGCTCGGGGTGTTCCTCGGCATCGTCCGGCCGGCGTTCACCGCGTCGATCATCGACGTCGTCGCCGATGCCGACCGGGTCCGGGCCCTGAACCTGAACTACTGGGCGTTCAACCTGGGATCGGGGGCCGCAGCGTTGCTCGCCGGCCTGCTGGCCAGGATCGAGCCGATGCTGTTGTTCGCGATGAACGCCGGCGTACTGCTGTGTTCGACGCTGATGCTGGCGTTGAAGGTCCCGGAGACCAGGCCGGCCGCCCAGGTGGCCAAGGCCGGCCCGGTCGGGCTCGGCGTCGTCTTCCGGGACCGGACCTTCATGGTCTTCGTCGGACTGACCCTGCTCGGCTGGACGATGATCGAGACCAACAAGATGCTCCCGGTCGCCCTCGTTGCCGACGGGCTGGACGTGACGTCGTACGGTCAGGTGATCGTGGTCAACATGGCGCTGATCGTCGTCGGTCAACTCTTCCTGCCCGGGCTCGTGGCCCGGCTCCGTCAGGAGCGCGTGCTGGCCGCCTCGGTCATGTTCATCGGGGTCGGCTTCGGGCTGGTCACCCTCGCCGACACGTTGGGTGCGTACGCGCTGACGGTCGCCATCTGGACCCTCGGCGAGATGCTGATGACCGTGGCGAACTCCGCGCTGACTACCCAGCTGTCGCCGGCCAGCGCCCGGGGCCGGTACCAGGGAGTCTTCGGATGTGGCCTGACCGTCGCGATGTTCCTCGGGCCAGCGCTCGGCGGGTGGGTCGCCGAACGCCTTGGCACGGACACGCTGTGGGTCGGAGTGTTCTGGCTCGGTCTCGTCCTGGCGGCGGCGAACCTGGCGGTCGGTTCCGCCCGGGCTCGTCGAACGACCCTCCTGCGGGCCGCTTCCACGGCGGTCCACGAAGCGGTGCGCCAAGCCGACACCCGCACGACGGGGCACCCCGCCCATCGACATCGCCCCTGA
- a CDS encoding GNAT family N-acetyltransferase has product MYVGEEDAFDPGEMLSLYDSVGWEGYTRDVDRLCRGLANSHLVITARDGSGTLLGLARTISDDEHVCYVQDVVVNPAHHRQGVGRSLVEHLMRRYSHCRFFVLSTDHESSPEGKRNHAFYRSLGFLSYEEKEMAGFGLPRNRPDLRNAAS; this is encoded by the coding sequence ATGTACGTAGGGGAAGAGGACGCATTCGATCCGGGCGAAATGCTGAGCCTCTACGACTCGGTCGGATGGGAGGGCTACACCCGCGACGTCGACAGGCTGTGCCGGGGCCTGGCCAACTCCCACCTGGTCATCACGGCACGAGACGGGTCCGGAACGCTCCTCGGTCTGGCCCGAACGATCTCCGACGACGAACACGTCTGCTACGTCCAGGATGTGGTGGTCAACCCTGCGCATCACCGGCAGGGCGTCGGCCGGTCCCTGGTCGAGCACCTCATGCGGCGGTACTCGCACTGCCGCTTCTTCGTCCTCTCCACGGACCACGAGTCGTCACCGGAGGGCAAGCGCAACCACGCGTTCTACCGAAGCCTGGGTTTCCTGTCCTACGAGGAGAAGGAGATGGCGGGCTTCGGGCTGCCCAGGAACCGCCCCGACCTGCGCAATGCGGCCTCCTGA
- a CDS encoding TetR/AcrR family transcriptional regulator, whose protein sequence is MPKRVDHEERRAQIAEALIQVAGRRGLHAVGMRDVAAEAGVSLRLVQYYFETKEKLLFYGLRHLTDRFTARVRVRLAAAGPDPGPRATVEELLLASLPTDQESRTFHLLYSSYAILSVTDGALAAQPFIDNPDAAEHALTGLLEQAQASGVADPGADACTEAMSLLAMAATLGTSILVGQRSAESAIAVLRYHLGRIFTTAGTSGKGAGSI, encoded by the coding sequence ATGCCGAAGCGGGTGGATCACGAGGAGCGGCGCGCCCAGATCGCCGAAGCGCTCATCCAGGTGGCGGGGCGGCGCGGGCTGCACGCCGTCGGCATGCGCGACGTGGCCGCGGAGGCAGGCGTGTCGCTCCGGCTCGTGCAGTACTACTTCGAGACCAAGGAGAAGCTGCTCTTCTACGGCCTCCGGCACCTGACCGACCGCTTCACCGCGAGGGTGCGCGTCCGGCTGGCCGCTGCCGGCCCGGACCCGGGCCCGCGCGCCACGGTGGAGGAACTGCTGCTGGCCTCGCTGCCGACCGACCAGGAGAGCCGCACGTTCCACCTGCTGTACAGCTCGTACGCGATCCTGTCGGTGACCGACGGGGCGCTGGCCGCCCAGCCCTTCATCGACAACCCCGACGCCGCGGAGCACGCCCTGACCGGACTCCTCGAACAGGCGCAGGCGTCAGGCGTTGCCGACCCGGGCGCCGACGCGTGCACGGAGGCGATGAGCCTGCTCGCGATGGCGGCGACCCTGGGCACCAGCATCCTCGTGGGCCAGCGGAGTGCGGAGTCGGCGATCGCGGTGCTCCGCTACCACCTGGGCCGGATCTTCACGACTGCCGGGACGTCCGGGAAGGGAGCGGGATCGATCTGA